The nucleotide sequence GAATAAGAGTGCTTGAACCGGCATTGCGGTACGGCAATCATCAGGTCAGGAGTTCAAAGGAGAACAGCCGTGCGCATTACGGATCTGCAGACCCACCACGTGGGTCGCTACCTCTTCGTGTCGGTGTACACCGACGTCGGGATCACGGGGCTCGGCGAGGTTGGCGCGTGGGCCTACCTCGATGCGGTCGAGGCGATCCTGGACAAGTGGCGCCGATACCTGGTGGGGCAGGATCCCGCGCGGATCGAGCACCATTGGCAGTACCTGTACCAGTCGACGTTCTTCCGCGGCGCCATTGTGCTGAGCGCGCTCGCGGCCGTCGACATCGCGCTGTGGGACATCAAGGGCAAACGGCTCGGTGTGCCGGTGCACGAGCTGTTCGGCGGGCCGACACGTGACCGGGTGCGGTCCTACGCGCCGGTTTTCGGCAGCACGGCCGAGGAAATGGCGGCCGGTTGCGTCGAGTTGCGCGACCAGGGGTTCACCGCCGCCCGGCTGGTCCTGCCGTCGTTCGCCGAACAGCGGTGGGAGCGGGGCGCGGAGTCCTACGCCGGCCGGGTCGACGATGCGGTACGCAAGGTGCTCGCGTGCCGTGAGGCCGTGGGACCGGGGTTCGACCTCTGTGTGGAGGCACACCGCTCCCTGTCCGTGCCGGAGGCGATCGCCGTGGGCCGGGGTATCGAGCAGGCCCGGCCGCTGTTTTTCGAGGACCCGATCGCGCCGGAGAGCCCGGACGCAATGGCGGAGGTCGCGCGGGCTGTCCCGGTGCCGATCGCGACCGGGGAACGGGCGATTTCCGTGCAGGAGATCCAGGCCCTGCTGACGCGGGGCGCGACTCGGTACGTGCGGCCGGACGTGTGTGCGGTCGGCGGCCTGACGCCGGCGCGCAAGATCGCCGCACTGGCCGAGGCCCATTATGTGGCGATCGTGCCGCACAACCCGCTGGGACCGGTGTCGACGGCGGCGTGCCTGCACCTGGACGCGTCCGTGCCGAACTTCCTGATCCAGGAGCACCCGAGCTTCAACACCGACGGCGGCGAGGATGTCATGATCAAGGACCCGTTGCAGTTCGAAGCCGGCTACTTGGCGGTGCCCGGCGCCCCCGGCATCGGCATCGAACTGGCGCCGGACGCCGAGACGCTGTTCCCGCCCGCGCCACGCGACCTCACCCCGGCGCTGGCGTTCGACGGATCGGTGCAGGCCCGATGAGCGCGGCACCTGTACGGGGCACACCGGCGACGCGGTCCTCGTCCCTCTCGCCGCGCCGAAGCTGGCTGATCATCGGCGTTGTTTTCGTCCAGTGGCTGGTGGGCTACTTCGACAAGACCGCGATGAGCATCATCGCGGTGCCCGTTTCCCGGGAATTCGGGTTCAACCCGACCGAAATGGGCATGGTGCTCAGCGCGTTCTTCCTCGGCTTCGCCGTGGTGACTCCGCTCGGCGGCTACCTGGCCGACCGGTACGGCGCCCGGCGAGTGCTGCTGGTCGTGATGCTGCTGTGGTCGGCCTTCACCGGCGTGACCGCGCTGGCCTGGTCACTCGTCTCGCTCATCGTGCTGCGCGGGATCTTCGGCGCGGCCGAAGGCAGCTTTCCGCCGGCGAGCTCGGTCGCGGTCGCCGAGCTCATGCCCGTACGCCAGCGCGGCAGGGCGAAATCCCTGCTGATGTCCGGCGCCACGCTGGGCACCGCGTTCGGCGCCTACCTGGTCGCGTCGCTGACCGAAACCTGGGGCTGGCGCGGCGCGTTCTGGCTCTTCTGTGGGATCGGCCTGCTGCTCAGCGGTGTTTTCCTGGTCGTGTCCCGGCCGATGTCGGGCCCGGGCGCCGGCCGTTCCGGTTCGGCCGAGCGGATTCCGGTGCTCCGGGTCCTGCGGACTCCGCTGGTGGGGAAGCTCGCCGTGATGCAGTTCGGCGTCGGTATCTTCACCTGGGGCATGAGCCAGTGGATGCCGACCTACTGGGTGCAGGTGAAAGGGCTCAAGCTGACCAGCGCGGGCCTGGCGACCGCGATCCCCAGCCTCGTCGCGTTCGTCGCGATGATCGGCGTCGGGTTCGCCGCCGACCGGTTCAGCCGCAAGGAAGGCCGCGTGGTCGCCGGGCTGATGTCGGTCGCGATCGTGTTCGTGCTGCTGACCTATTTCGCGTCGAGCGTCGTCGCCGGGGTGGTGTTCCTGTCCGTGGCGCAAGTGGCCGCCGCGGCCTGTGCACCGCTGCTGTCGATCGTGATCCTCAAGCGCATGCGCCGCTCGGTGACCGGCACCGCGACCGGCATCACCAACTTCGGGCAGCAGTTCGCCGGGGTGATCGCACCGACTGCGATGGGCGCGCTGATCCAGGCGACCGGCGGCTCCTACCTTGCGGTGTTCGTGCTCGTCATGGCGGTGATGGCGGTCGCCGCACTCATCGCCCTCACCGCCGATCGCGTCGAGCTGGGTGAACTCGCCCAAGACCGCGACGCAGCCGCCGGGTAGCCCGCACCCGGATACGGCACCATCGGAGCTCGACCCGGTAGCCGCTCGGGTCCAGCTCCGACCACAAAGGACTTCCATGATCGGCTTCACGCTCCGCCAGCTGGAATACTTCGCCGCCGTGGCGGCGTCCGGCAGCCTCGCCGAAGCCGCCGAACAGCTCACCGTGTCGCGCTCCGCGCTCGCGGCGGGTATCGACGCGCTCGAGACCGCTGTGGGCACCGAACTGCTGCACCGCCAGCGAGCCGTCGGCGTCAGCTTGACACCAGCAGGCGAGGAGTTCCTCGACGGTGCGCTGTCGCTCCTGCGCTCGGCGGGAAACCTGCACCGCCGCACCACCCGGCAAGCACTCGGGGGCGTGCTCAACATCGGCGCCGCCGCGACCCTCGCGCCGGTCGCGTTCCCGGGCGCGATCGACCGCCTGGCGGGCGAACACCCCGGCCTGCGCATCCGGGTCGCCGTCCGCCCGGCCGACGAACTCGTGACGCTGCTGCACGACGGGAGCCTCGAACTCATCGCCAACTACAGCGCACACCGGGACCGCTCCCTTGACACGCTGACGCTGTTCGAAACCACGCTCAGCGTCATCCTCGCCGCAGGG is from Amycolatopsis mediterranei and encodes:
- a CDS encoding MFS transporter, translating into MSAAPVRGTPATRSSSLSPRRSWLIIGVVFVQWLVGYFDKTAMSIIAVPVSREFGFNPTEMGMVLSAFFLGFAVVTPLGGYLADRYGARRVLLVVMLLWSAFTGVTALAWSLVSLIVLRGIFGAAEGSFPPASSVAVAELMPVRQRGRAKSLLMSGATLGTAFGAYLVASLTETWGWRGAFWLFCGIGLLLSGVFLVVSRPMSGPGAGRSGSAERIPVLRVLRTPLVGKLAVMQFGVGIFTWGMSQWMPTYWVQVKGLKLTSAGLATAIPSLVAFVAMIGVGFAADRFSRKEGRVVAGLMSVAIVFVLLTYFASSVVAGVVFLSVAQVAAAACAPLLSIVILKRMRRSVTGTATGITNFGQQFAGVIAPTAMGALIQATGGSYLAVFVLVMAVMAVAALIALTADRVELGELAQDRDAAAG
- a CDS encoding mandelate racemase/muconate lactonizing enzyme family protein, with the translated sequence MRITDLQTHHVGRYLFVSVYTDVGITGLGEVGAWAYLDAVEAILDKWRRYLVGQDPARIEHHWQYLYQSTFFRGAIVLSALAAVDIALWDIKGKRLGVPVHELFGGPTRDRVRSYAPVFGSTAEEMAAGCVELRDQGFTAARLVLPSFAEQRWERGAESYAGRVDDAVRKVLACREAVGPGFDLCVEAHRSLSVPEAIAVGRGIEQARPLFFEDPIAPESPDAMAEVARAVPVPIATGERAISVQEIQALLTRGATRYVRPDVCAVGGLTPARKIAALAEAHYVAIVPHNPLGPVSTAACLHLDASVPNFLIQEHPSFNTDGGEDVMIKDPLQFEAGYLAVPGAPGIGIELAPDAETLFPPAPRDLTPALAFDGSVQAR
- a CDS encoding LysR substrate-binding domain-containing protein, which produces MIGFTLRQLEYFAAVAASGSLAEAAEQLTVSRSALAAGIDALETAVGTELLHRQRAVGVSLTPAGEEFLDGALSLLRSAGNLHRRTTRQALGGVLNIGAAATLAPVAFPGAIDRLAGEHPGLRIRVAVRPADELVTLLHDGSLELIANYSAHRDRSLDTLTLFETTLSVILAAGHRLAERDQIAAAELAEEPVILIDNPQNREVMMHYLAANGISPDIRYRVDSVELCRALVARNVGISFTAVLPQHRLSHESRTLVSRPLTPRPISVRASLAWPRDRALSDAAQAFIDAARREATITAHSAD